One Papaver somniferum cultivar HN1 chromosome 10, ASM357369v1, whole genome shotgun sequence genomic window carries:
- the LOC113315162 gene encoding dentin sialophosphoprotein-like — protein MFKQSPSRNQRSKGGFKVKHALQIGVLLAVCIWLLYQVKHSHDKKKAFDESNAQVSEKLESDHELIRLGRKDLIPRVEEAVILNGQQNEDEGTEEEEDETKHEDVEDDETKHEEVEEEEDTKHEDVEEDGEEKKHDEVEEEAKGDSDDAAEEQDREVSEEDTKIDEDEEEKEIAEREEREKEDQIADVDHSRNTQEAREQETANEDQIDHQDHEMNTQEAREEQYKGDDASSAVRRDTQLLNSDTENGVSEKSNEEENVEKTDSGELGLQNQSNSTEVVDAGQKDNNLKTEDLENVEDNRSLNVTNGEEKYSGIMLSESVEDLKSNSTADVEFIDQQQVNSSVPIHGRNSSSSTQNETDVTQGQIVAAIPSSSGDLQTTVSDQTENSSMASDKVELVSNSTDKVESVSNSTDKVESDSNSTFLTTTENANATNLESADGQTMKSEITREDAGNSVTSVTDEKNIDGDQKDKPETTAGTGEKDINGTQKDGPGTPAGTEGTSNSVTSVTDEKTINGDQKDKAETTTGTEEKDINVAQKVEPRTTAGTEGTSNSATSVTDEKSINGDNKDEPETTTGTEGTEENSTTYDDPDSVEIKSADSNDNLIPEVREAVTDLGTLPEIATEGTNSEDASEK, from the coding sequence ATGTTCAAGCAGTCGCCTAGTAGGAATCAAAGGTCCAAAGGGGGATTTAAGGTAAAACATGCTCTACAAATAGGTGTGCTGCTTGCTGTTTGTATCTGGTTGCTTTACCAGGTAAAGCACTCTCATGATAAGAAAAAAGCATTTGATGAGAGCAACGCACAAGTTTCAGAAAAGTTGGAGAGTGATCATGAATTGATAAGACTTGGGAGGAAGGATCTCATTCCTCGAGTAGAAGAGGCAGTTATCCTGAATGGGCAGCAGAACGAGGATGAAGGaactgaagaggaggaagacgaaACCAAGCATGAGGATGTAGAAGATGATGAAACTAAACATGAagaggttgaagaagaagaagataccaaacatgaagatgtagaagaagatggggaagaaaaaaaacatgacGAAGTTGAAGAAGAAGCTAAAGGAGATAGTGACGATGCAGCAGAAGAACAGGATAGAGAGGTATCCGAAGAGGACACTAAgattgatgaggatgaagaagagaaagagatagctgagagagaagagagagagaagGAAGACCAAATTGCAGATGTGGATCACAGCAGGAATACACAAGAGGCACGAGAACAGGAGACCGCAAACGAGGATCAGATTGACCATCAAGATCATGAAATGAATACCCAAGAAGCACGTGAAGAGCAATATAAGGGGGATGATGCTTCCAGTGCTGTTCGCCGGGACACCCAACTTTTGAACTCGGATACTGAGAATGGAGTTTCAGAGAAATCAAATGAGGAAGAGAATGTAGAAAAGACAGATTCAGGTGAATTAGGATTGCAAAACCAATCTAATAGCACGGAGGTTGTCGATGCAGGTCAAAAAGATAACAACCTAAAGACAGAAGATCTAGAAAACGTGGAAGATAACCGAAGTTTAAATGTAACAAATGGGgaggaaaaatattctgggatcATGTTATCTGAATCAGTAGAGGATTTGAAATCTAACTCGACTGCAGATGTAGAGTTTATTGATCAACAACAAGTCAACAGTTCAGTACCAATACATGGACGAAACTCGAGCTCATCAACGCAGAATGAAACAGATGTTACCCAGGGTCAAATAGTGGCAGCGATTCCTTCTAGCTCTGGAGACCTCCAGACGACTGTATCAGATCAGACTGAGAATTCTAGCATGGCTAGTGACAAGGTGGAATTGGTTTCAAATTCGACTGACAAGGTGGAATCAGTTTCAAATTCGACTGACAAGGTGGAATCAGATTCAAATTCCACATTCTTAACTACAACTGAGAATGCAAATGCAACTAACCTGGAATCTGCAGATGGACAAACTATGAAGTCCGAAATAACTAGAGAGGATGCTGGTAATTCTGTAACTTCAGTTACAGATGAGAAGAATATCGATGGAGATCAGAAGGACAAGCCTGAGACCACCGCAGGAACCGGGGAGAAAGATATCAATGGGACTCAGAAGGATGGGCCTGGAACCCCTGCAGGAACAGAGGGAACTAGTAATTCTGTGACTTCAGTCACAGATGAGAAGACTATCAATGGAGATCAGAAGGACAAGGCGGAGACCACCACAGGAACAGAGGAGAAGGATATCAATGTAGCTCAGAAGGTCGAGCCTCGGACAACCGCTGGGACAGAGGGAACTAGTAATTCTGCGACTTCAGTAACAGATGAGAAAAGTATCAATGGAGACAATAAGGACGAGCCTGAGACGACCACAGGTACAGAGGGCACTGAGGAGAACTCAACCACGTATGATGATCCCGACTCAGTTGAGATCAAGTCCGCTGATTCAAATGACAATCTGATTCCCGAAGTAAGAGAAGCAGTAACGGACCTGGGTACATTACCAGAGATTGCAACAGAAGGAACAAACAGCGAAGATGCATCAGAGAAATGA
- the LOC113315930 gene encoding putative F-box protein At3g58860: protein MVTLRSQTKRTRQIEWENDNPDRISELPEEIITHILSSLPIKRMVSTSVLAKQWRYRWTSVPVIDFHSLGSRYVSEARRPKRINAYMDFVDRVLSFHQDNNSIKKFSLNFDGLFDASRVQGWISNVLIRHKVEELVLIAPIPITFHPFIFTCESLTLLQLHMDCNLHLPESVSFPKLKILRLGVLLENEQFIHMLLSSSPILEELSLRVSFWKIQQLSIFGSNMKRLFIQNAMHKYFDIQINAPNLQSFKYSSMLARDFVSQRFSTLLDAEIIIQRSAGNGETGDQLRCSVTKLFHSVSHVKYIKISEYGLKFLTYQDHFLKSLSPFYNLIHLEVTTAASHFGGGFHDEVILPCWTVETLYKFLHVSPNLESLIFVDGFCDYEAYPSDEWSLDLVPHCLLRHLKSIEFRGCFWNQAEKD from the coding sequence ATGGTGACCTTGAGAAGCCAAACAAAAAGAACAAGGCAAATAGAATGGGAAAATGATAATCCGGATAGGATCAGTGAGTTACCTGAAGAAATTATTACTCACATTTTATCATCTCTTCCGATCAAACGTATGGTTTCTACAAGTGTTCTGGCTAAACAGTGGAGGTACCGATGGACATCTGTTCCCGTCATCGACTTTCACAGTTTGGGGTCTCGTTATGTTTCTGAAGCTCGTCGTCCCAAAAGGATCAACGCATACATGGATTTTGTGGATCGAGTGCTTTCTTTTCATCAAGACAACAACAGTATAAAGAAATTCTCCCTCAATTTTGATGGTCTCTTTGATGCATCTCGGGTTCAAGGATGGATATCTAATGTGTTAATTAGACATAAAGTCGAAGAGCTTGTTCTTATTGCTCCGATTCCCATCACGTTTCACCCATTCATATTTACTTGTGAGTCGCTCACATTGCTGCAGCTACATATGGACTGCAATCTCCACCTTCCAGAATCAGTAAGTTTTCCAAAACTTAAGATCCTTCGACTCGGCGTCTTGTTGGAGAATGAGCAATTCATTCATATGTTGCTTTCTAGCTCCCCCATTCTTGAAGAGTTGAGTTTGAGAGTGTCTTTTTGGAAGATACAGCAACTAAGTATTTTTGGTTCTAATATGAAGCGGTTGTTCATTCAAAATGCAATGCATAAGTATTTCGATATCCAGATCAATGCACCAAATTTACAGTCATTCAAATACTCTTCAATGCTTGCAAGGGATTTTGTTTCGCAAAGATTCTCAACATTGCTTGATGCAGAAATTATCATTCAACGCTCAGCAGGTAATGGGGAAACAGGTGATCAACTTCGTTGTTCTGTAACCAAGCTGTTCCATAGTGTTTCTCATgtgaaatatataaaaatatccgAGTATGGTCTAAAGTTTCTTACATATCAAGATCACTTCCTAAAGAGTTTGTCTCCGTTTTATAACTTGATTCATTTGGAAGTAACGACTGCAGCTTCACATTTTGGAGGTGGATTTCATGATGAGGTTATTCTACCGTGTTGGACTGTTGAAACACTATACAAGTTTCTCCATGTCTCACCAAATCTGGAGTCACTcatctttgttgatggattttgtGACTATGAAGCTTACCCATCTGACGAGTGGTCGCTAGATTTGGTTCCTCACTGTTTGCTGCGGCATCTCAAGTCCATTGAGTTTCGCGGGTGTTTCTGGAACCAAGCCGAGAAGGAT